In Magnolia sinica isolate HGM2019 chromosome 12, MsV1, whole genome shotgun sequence, a single genomic region encodes these proteins:
- the LOC131220075 gene encoding uncharacterized protein LOC131220075 has translation MESTFIFDRVNKSVEICTAKRTGINIFIFDIVKGLLKGDYDRPAYVVVLVISSLLLLAIIIFFGSYKRLSRNRFLKGALWAAYFLPFYIISNTLGLMQSPPYLNEMYAIWAVLFLLIYGTANSTLYSNQDNQQRKSRALQEIILLYLACWLYSLHHHQQVFKCPLLVILVLTAIKFGARLILMNSRYSPLIALRRKTKLLADFMRREQDISSETDPVYMKGYNYLVMGEEKAEVVSNEQLKMDHINCGIVTIENIWDCQNMPLLSNRDGHLKNMCLSFALFKMLVRRFRRYPLHESHLLKTWNFVHYGLLSNNDHERAFQVIEVELSFLYDYFYSMFPVIFSDRRTFFSTTVFHVVTEILMLGASIWIAIPLMSYVPHRPHPKGFRDIRLCNIKDQWLHGCYMEVNDWVRIFCEKPSLDEPTRTHVLGTCVVIGVFVIMQILQFFSVAFSDWTKVWLLCQYVQKRFLQQSKWEGVLGFVCHPPFMRSKPWRKKMGQYFLLSSFNYRPTRCCFLCHAFIDKRRRGQKASDSVELSTHVKKAVIDTLLDNGRRLTNGVSSLRKNEVEAELSWACDFDSNTYTIFVWHIATSFCVMEHNAECKKKEKDSGRVEPDRAVTTNISGYCAYLVAFAPSLLPDPPDATELLFDATISDTRKLLKKCRKSQTKVSKKLKEMENGDTIVEKGVKLGKQLLSLLPDEGRKWKVLADFWAEMILFLAPSDNEMAHAESLANGGEFITHLWVLLTHGGILKRNSAQLDEENPSPASSSRQEEAPLASQHMKEH, from the coding sequence ATGGAGTCAACATTCATTTTTGATCGCGTCAATAAGTCCGTTGAGATTTGCACGGCTAAACGCACAGGAATCAATATATTTATATTCGATATTGTGAAAGGTCTCCTTAAGGGTGATTATGACAGACCTGCATATGTGGTGGTACTTGTCATCTCCAGTCTTTTGCTCCTcgccatcatcatcttcttcggTTCATACAAGCGTCTTAGTCGCAACAGGTTTCTCAAAGGGGCCCTATGGGCAGCCTACTTTCTGCCCTTCTACATCATATCAAACACCCTTGGTCTGATGCAATCACCACCGTACCTTAATGAGATGTATGCAATCTGGGCCGTGCTTTTCCTCCTCATTTACGGAACCGCCAACTCCACGCTCTACAGCAACCAAGATAACCAGCAAAGAAAGTCGCGTGCCTTGCAGGAAATCATTCTCCTCTATTTGGCTTGTTGGTTGTATTCTCTGCATCATCATCAGCAAGTGTTCAAATGCCCGCTTCTAGTGATTTTGGTACTTACTGCCATCAAATTTGGCGCTAGACTGATACTCATGAACTCTAGGTACTCGCCATTGATTGCGTTAAGAAGGAAAACTAAACTGCTTGCTGACTTCATGAGACGTGAACAAGATATAAGCAGTGAGACAGATCCCGTCTACATGAAAGGATACAACTATTTGGTCATGGGAGAAGAGAAAGCAGAAGTGGTAAGCAATGAGCAATTGAAAATGGATCACATCAATTGTGGAATTGTCACCATAGAGAATATATGGGACTGCCAAAACATGCCACTTCTCTCCAATAGAGATGGGCATTTGAAAAACATGTGCCTCTCATTTGCCTTGTTCAAGATGCTCGTGCGTCGATTTAGGAGATACCCTTTGCATGAATCTCATCTTCTGAAGACTTGGAACTTCGTCCACTATGGGCTTCTCTCAAATAATGATCACGAAAGAGCCTTTCAAGTCATTGAAGTAGAGCTATCATTCCTTTACGATTACTTCTACTCCATGTTCCCTGTAATCTTTAGTGATAGGAGGACGTTCTTTAGTACGACTGTATTCCATGTGGTCACAGAAATCCTTATGTTGGGAGCTAGTATTTGGATTGCAATACCTCTTATGAGTTATGTACCACACCGACCACACCCGAAAGGCTTTCGTGACATAAGATTATGCAACATAAAGGATCAGTGGTTGCATGGTTGTTACATGGAAGTCAACGACTGGGTCAGAATATTCTGTGAAAAACCTTCCCTAGATGAACCCACCCGTACACATGTTTTGGGCACCTGTGTAGTGATAGGCGTATTTGTCATAATGCAGATTTTGCAATTCTTCAGTGTTGCCTTTTCAGATTGGACCAAGGTTTGGTTGCTCTGCCAATATGTCCAGAAGCGCTTCTTGCAACAGAGTAAGTGGGAGGGAGTGCTGGGGTTCGTTTGCCATCCTCCGTTTATGCGATCGAAACCCTGGAGAAAGAAAATGGGGCAgtactttcttctttcttctttcaatTACCGCCCTACACGATGCTGCTTTTTGTGTCATGCTTTTATAGATAAGCGTAGGAGAGGGCAGAAAGCCAGTGACTCTGTCGAACTGTCTACGCATGTGAAGAAAGCTGTTATTGATACATTGCTAGATAATGGCCGTCGATTGACAAATGGGGTGTCTTCTTTGCGGAAAAACGAGGTAGAAGCAGAGCTCTCTTGGGCATGCGACTTCGATTCAAACACATACACCATCTTCGTTTGGCACATCGCTACCTCCTTTTGTGTCATGGAGCACAATGCCGAgtgcaagaaaaaggaaaaagattcAGGTAGGGTAGAACCAGATCGTGCTGTCACCACCAACATATCTGGATATTGTGCCTACCTGGTAGCTTTCGCTCCATCATTGTTGCCTGATCCTCCTGATGCTACTGAATTATTATTTGATGCAACAATATCAGACACAAGAAAATTACTCAAAAAATGCAGAAAATCCCAGACTAAGGTGAGTAAGAAGTTGAAGGAAATGGAGAACGGCGACACTATAGTAGAAAAGGGCGTCAAACTTGGGAAACAACTATTGTCACTGCTACCAGATGAAGGGCGAAAATGGAAGGTATTGGCAGATTTTTGGGCGGAGATGATATTGTTCCTTGCTCCGTCAGATAATGAAATGGCCCATGCTGAAAGTCTAGCCAACGGTGGAGAATTCATCACACATTTGTGGGTTTTGCTTACTCACGGAGGCATCCTCAAAAGAAACTCTGCTCAGCTTGATGAAGAGAACCCTTCTCCAGCTTCCTCCTCCAGACAAGAGGAAGCACCTTTGGCTTCTCAGCACATGAAAGAGCACTAG